A section of the Pueribacillus theae genome encodes:
- a CDS encoding AMP-binding protein: protein MRVEKFEQTLGSEKESVIKMFEKWAEEMGEKPFLYYGEENETYTYQAFNEMANSFAHNLIKLGIQKGDRISLFLRNPFVTTIAMFGIWKAGAVFCPINFNYKGKLLSYQINDTEPKVLITERQMVSMINEVKSDLPPLTVIVHDPKETNHDYIEELANVELDGQFPFFSFDSFTKGNVTNPNIEMHDYDIANIIYTSGTTGPAKGVVQSYRWIHGYTYFFRAFNKQEDVIYCDLPMYHVGGAFALVARAAFVGCTVAMWDKFSPNDFWSRIKVSGATNAILLDVMIPWLMKADPSENDRNNTLNRVHMQPLPQYHHDVAKRFGINFISAGYGQTESGNGFVAIIDELGEEEGTPSELYKGYTREETAEIAKGLNIPFQRGDQPLAKGYMGVVAPFYKAAILNEHDEECEIGQPGQLSLRSRFPHLLLKEYFNKPAATVEVFQNLWFHTGDVGYKDENGIYYFVDRMKDVIRHKGENISSYQVEDLINQHELVHVSAAFPIPAEEGDEDDIVVYVVPKTEELTEDQLKEWSKGEMPKFMWPKHIRLIPDLPRTPTNKIEKYKLKAQIMEELAKKS from the coding sequence GTGAGAGTCGAGAAGTTTGAACAAACGCTAGGAAGCGAAAAAGAATCTGTTATTAAAATGTTTGAAAAATGGGCTGAAGAAATGGGAGAAAAACCATTTCTCTACTATGGGGAAGAAAACGAGACGTATACTTATCAAGCGTTCAATGAAATGGCAAACAGCTTTGCACATAATCTTATCAAATTAGGCATTCAAAAAGGCGATCGTATTTCTCTATTTTTAAGAAATCCGTTCGTTACAACGATTGCGATGTTCGGCATTTGGAAAGCTGGCGCTGTATTTTGCCCAATTAACTTTAATTACAAAGGCAAACTGCTATCCTATCAGATTAATGATACGGAACCGAAAGTATTAATCACGGAAAGACAAATGGTGTCCATGATTAATGAAGTGAAATCCGATTTGCCGCCATTAACGGTCATTGTCCATGATCCGAAAGAAACGAACCATGATTATATTGAAGAGCTTGCAAACGTTGAGTTAGATGGTCAATTCCCCTTCTTTTCGTTTGATAGCTTTACAAAAGGGAACGTTACAAATCCGAACATCGAAATGCATGATTATGATATAGCCAACATTATTTATACGTCGGGTACAACAGGCCCAGCAAAAGGCGTCGTACAGTCGTATCGCTGGATTCACGGTTATACGTACTTTTTTAGAGCATTTAATAAGCAAGAAGATGTCATTTATTGTGACTTACCAATGTACCATGTTGGTGGCGCTTTTGCACTTGTTGCACGAGCTGCTTTTGTAGGCTGTACGGTTGCCATGTGGGATAAGTTTAGTCCTAATGATTTTTGGAGTCGAATCAAAGTAAGTGGTGCAACGAACGCCATTTTGCTTGATGTCATGATTCCGTGGTTAATGAAAGCCGACCCATCTGAAAATGACCGAAATAACACGCTAAACCGCGTGCATATGCAGCCGCTTCCACAATACCATCATGATGTCGCGAAACGCTTTGGAATTAATTTTATCTCTGCTGGGTATGGACAAACGGAATCCGGTAATGGATTTGTTGCAATCATTGATGAACTTGGCGAAGAAGAAGGAACACCGTCTGAGCTCTATAAAGGTTATACAAGGGAAGAAACAGCAGAAATCGCTAAAGGATTGAATATTCCTTTTCAAAGGGGCGATCAGCCATTGGCAAAAGGATATATGGGTGTTGTCGCTCCTTTTTACAAAGCGGCGATTTTGAATGAACATGATGAGGAATGTGAAATAGGACAGCCTGGCCAGCTTTCCTTGCGTTCACGTTTCCCTCACTTGCTTTTAAAAGAATATTTTAATAAACCAGCCGCAACGGTAGAAGTGTTCCAAAACCTTTGGTTCCATACTGGTGATGTCGGTTATAAGGATGAAAACGGGATTTACTATTTTGTTGATCGGATGAAAGATGTCATCAGACATAAAGGGGAAAATATATCTTCTTATCAAGTAGAAGACTTGATTAATCAACACGAACTAGTGCATGTTTCAGCCGCTTTTCCAATCCCTGCAGAAGAAGGTGACGAAGATGACATTGTTGTCTATGTCGTACCTAAAACAGAAGAATTAACCGAAGATCAACTCAAAGAATGGTCAAAAGGTGAAATGCCGAAATTCATGTGGCCTAAACATATTCGACTTATTCCTGATTTGCCAAGAACACCTACAAATAAAATAGAAAAGTATAAATTAAAAGCACAAATAATGGAGGAACTCGCTAAAAAGAGTTAA